The DNA window AACCACCCGCATGGTGGTCCCGGTCGACAACTCCCCCAAACCCCCGCCGCAACGAATCACCTTGACCCTGCCCGCGGTTCAGCGCTCCCGTGAGGTCTGGCTGATCGTCTCCGGGGAGGCCAAGGCAGATGCGGTGGCCGCCGCCGTCGGCGGCGCCCCGCCCGCCTCGGTCCCGGCCGCCGGGGCCGTCGGCCTCGAAACCACCCTGTGGTTGCTCGACGAGGCGGCCGCGTCCAAACTTCCGGGCTGACCGCGGACGACGGATAATCACCGTCATGGCAGACAAAACGGTTCGCGGCGGGCCCCCGGAGCGAAACCGGATCAAGACGCTCACCCAGGCGGCGCTCAACGCCGACAAGACGGTGGAGCAGGTCGGAGACGTCCTCGACAGCCTGAACAGGACCATGACGGAGCTCAGTAGCTCACTGTCGGCGCTGAACGCCACCGTCGAACGCATGGAAAACGGCCTGGACCATCTGGACGGCACGCTGTCCAGCCTCGACGACCTGGCCAAGCGGCTGCTCGGGCTGGTCGAACCCGTGGAGGCGATCGTCGACCGGATCGACGACATGGTCAAAGTCGGCGAGACGCTGATCTCGCCCCTGTCGGTCACCGAGCACGCGGTGCGCGGCGTACTGGACCGGCTGCGCAACCGGACGGTGCGCTAGCCGACGCGTCACCCGCTGTTGCGCAGCGCGCTGGCCAGGCCGTTCATCGTCAACAGGATGCCGCGCTGCACCAACTCGTCGTCGTCGCCGGAGCGGTAGCGGCGCAGCAACTCCACCTGCAGGTGGTTCAGCGGCTCCAGGTACGGGAAGCGGTTGAACACCGAGCGCGCCAACGCCGGGTTGTCGGCCAGCAGGTCGTCCTGCCCCGTGATGAGCTTGTGCATCGCGATGGTCCGTTCGTGCTCGGCGACGATCTTGTCGAACACCCGGTGCCGCAACGACTCGTCGTCCACCAGCTCGGCGTAGCGGGCCGCCAGGCCCAGATCGCTCTTGGCCAGCACCTGCGCCATGTTCGACAGCACGCTGCGGAAGAACGGCCACCGGCGGTACAGGTCGTGCAAGGTCTCCACCCGCTCGTCCTCGGTCTCCGGGCCCGCCGAGATCCAGCGCTCGAACGCCGTTCCGGTGCCGTACCAGCCCGGCAGCATCACCCGGGACTGGCTCCAGGCCAGCACCCACGGGATGGCGCGCAGGTCGGCGATCGAGGCGGTGGGCTTCCGCGAGGTCGGGCGGCTGCCGATGTTCAGCGACCCGATCTCGCTGACCGGGGTGGAGGACATGAAGTACTCCACGAAACCCGGTGTCTCGTGGACCAGTTCGGCGTAGGCGCGCCGCGCCAGCGCGGCCACCTCGTCGAGCAGCGCGTACGCCGGCTCCGCGGTGTCACCGAGGCCCTCGACGTCGAGCAGCGTCGACTCGAGCGTCGCCGCCACCAGGCTCTCCAGGTTGCGCCGCGCCGTGCGCGGCTCGGCGTATTTGGCGGCGATGACCTCGCCCTGCTCGGTGAGCCGCAGCGAACCGCTCACCGCGCCGGGCGGCTGCGCCAGGATGGCCTGGTAGCTCGGACCGCCGCCGCGGCCGACGGTGCCGCCGCGACCATGGAAGAGTCGCAACCGGATTCCGGCGTTGCGGGCCACCTCCACCAGCGCGAGCTCGGCGCGGTAGACCGCCCAGTTGGCTGCCAGATAGCCGCCGTCCTTGTTGGAGTCGGAGTAGCCGAGCATCACCTCCTGGCAGTCCCCCCGCGCAGCCACCAGTGCCCGGTAGAGGGGGAGCCCGAGCATGGCGTGCAGGGTCGCCGCGCCGTTGTGCAGGTCGTCGATCGTCTCGAACAGCGGCGAGATCGCCACCGGGCAGTAGGGTTCGGGCCCGGAGGCGTCCAGCAGGCCGGCCTCCTTGAGCAGGATCGCGGCCTCCAGGACGTCGGAGACCGACCGGCACATCGAGATGACGTAGTTGGGCACCGCGGCGGGGCCGTAGGTCCGGATCGCGTGGGCGGCGGCCGCGACGACGCCCAGCTCGCCGCGGGCCAGGTCGGATAGTTGCGCGCGCTCACCGACCAGCGGCCGGCGGGTGGCGAGCTCGCCGACCAGCAGTGCGACCCGCTCCGCTTCGGGCAACGAGCCGTAGTCGGGGTGCACCCCCGCCCACGCCAGCAGCTCGGCGACCACCTGTTCGTGCACGTCGGAGTTCTGCCGCAGGTCCAGGCCGCACAGGTGAAACCCGAAAGCGTGCACACCCTCCCGCAGCAGCGCCAGGCGGTCGTCGGCCAGCAGCGCGCTGCCGTGCGACCGCAGCGAGGCATCGATCGTGTCCAGGTCGGCCCGCAACTCGGCCGGCGTGCCGTAAGGCGCCAGCCCCAGGTCGAGCCCGTGTTGCGGCCGCCTGTCCAAGATGTGGGACGCGGTGGCGGTGAGCCGCCCGCGGATCACCCGCAGCGCCCGCCGGTAGGGCTCGTCGGCGCGGGCCTGTTCGCGGCAGCCGTCGGCCAACGCCGCCAGCGCGTCGGTCACCGCCACCAGCCGCGCCGACATCGAAAGCTCCTGCTCGAGGTCCGTCAGCTCGGACAGGTAGTGGGCCAGCGCGGTGAACGCGGCGCTGCCGGTGGCCAGGCGCACGACGTCGGCGGTCACGTTGGGATTGCCGTCGCGGTCGCCGCCGATCCACGACCCGGGTTGGAGCAGGGGCCCGGACAGCAGGTCGGTGCCGGGCCAGCGGGCGCGCAGCGCGGCCCGGACCTCCGCGTTGACCTGCGGGATCACCTCGAACAACGCCGCCGGGTAATACCGCAGCCCCACCTCGATCTCGTCGGAGATCTGCAGCCGCGACAACCGGATGAGCGCGGTCTGCCACAGCGTCAGGACGTGCCGGCGCAGTTCGCGTTCGATGCTGCGCCCGTCGGCGGTCTCGGTGCGCCCGTCGGCGTGCAGCCGCATCAGCTCGGTGATGCGGTGCTGGGTGACGAACACGGTGCGCCGCCGTGTCTCGGTCGGATGGGCGGTGATCACCGGGGAGACCAGCGCGCCCCGCAACGCGTCGGCGACGGTTGCCGAATCCAGTTCGGCGGCTTCGAGTTTCGCGTAGGTGGCGGCCAGGCTGCTGTCCTGCGGCGGCTCCCCGGCGGCCACGTGGACCGCGCGCCGGCGCTCCCGGTGGATGTCTTCGGCGACGTTGGCAAGCAGCGCGAAATGGCTGAACGCCCGGATCACCGGGATCGCCCGGTGGATGTCGAGCCCGAAGAACATGCGCGACATGTCCGCCCGGTCGATCTCGGAGCGCCGCACCCGGAACGACTCCACCCGGGCGCGTTCCACGAGGTCGAACACCTCGTCGCCGCTCTGCTCGCGCACGGTGTCGCCGAGGATGGCGCCCAGCAGGCGGATGTCGGCGCGCATCGGCTCGGTCGCCTCGCGGCCGACCTGGGTCCGCTGCACGGCGCCGATCGGGGCCAGCGCGGTATCGGATACCTCAACCATGGGTTCCAGTATCGGTGGAGACCACCGGGCCCGCCCGCCGAGAGAGGTCAGCGGTACTTGATGAGCAGGGCCATTCCGACGATGCACACCAGCCAGATGCCGACGATGAACAGCGTCAGCCGGTCGAGGTTCTTCTCGACCACCGTCGACCCGGACAGGCTGGACTGCACGCCGCCGCCGAACAGCGTCGACAGGCCGCCACCCTTGGCGCGGTGCAGCAGCACCAGCAACACCACCAGGATGCTGGTGACGACCAGGGTGATCTGCAGGGCCAACTCCATGGCTGGGAGTCTAGCGGGTGGGGACCGGGCGCCTCCCTTGCCCTTGTCCGAGTCGGCTCGTCGTGCTGACCGGCCCACCTGCGGGTCGGCGCGCAGGGCCGCCGCCGCGGTCAGGGGCCCCGCTAGGGAAGCGGCCCGCCGGCAGCGATCGCCGCCAGCGTCGCGAACTGCTCGCCGTCGAGCGACGCCCCACCGACCAGTCCGCCGTCGATGTCGTCGCGGGCGACGAGCTCGCCGACGTTCTTGGCGTTCACGGAGCCGCCGTAGAGCACGCGCACGGATTCGGCGACCTGCGGTGAGGCCAGCGAGGCCAGCTCCGCGCGGATCGCCGCGCACACCTCCTGGGCGTCGGCGGCGCTGGCCACCCGCCCGGTGCCGATCGCCCACACCGGCTCATAGGCGATGACGACCTTGCCGATCTGCTCGGCCGAGAGCCCGGCCAGCGAGCCGTGCAGCTGCTCGACGTTGTGGGCGACGTGGTTTCCCGCCTCGCGGACGTCGAGGTGCTCGCCGATGCAGACGATCGGGGTCAGCTCGTTCTTGAGCGCGGCGGCGGCCTTGGCGGCGACCAGCGCGTCGTCCTCGTGGTGGTAGGTGCGCCGCTCGGAGTGCCCGACGACGACGAAGGTGCAGCCCAGCTTTGCCAGGAAGGCGCCGCTGATGTCGCCGGTATAGGCGCCCGCGTCGTGCTGGGACAGGTCCTGGGCGCCGTAGGTCAGGCGCAGCTTGTCGCCGTCGACCAGGGTCTGCACGCTGCGCAGGTCGGTGAACGGCGGGATGACCGTGACGTCGACCTTGTCGTAGTACTTGTCCGGCAGCGCGAACGCGATCTTCTGCACCAGCGCGATCGCCTCGAAGTGGTTGAGGTTCATCTTCCAGTTGCCGGCGATCAGCGGCTTGCGGCTCATGACCGCCTCCAGGCTGGGGCCGGCCGAGCACCTCGATGCCCGGCAGCGTCTTGCCCTCCAGGTATTCCAGCGAGGCGCCGCCGCCGGTGGAGATGTGCGAGAAGTCCCCTTCGGGGATGCCCAGGGCGCGCACCGCGGCCGCCGAGTCGCCGCCACCGACGACGCTGAACGCGCCCTTGCCGGTAGCCGCGGCGATCGCCTCGGCGACCCCCTTGGTGCCCGCGGCGAACGCCGGGAACTCGAACACGCCCATCGGACCGTTCCAGAAGACGGTGCTGGCGTTGGACAGCAACGTGGCGAACCGTTTGACCGAGCCCGGCCCGATGTCCAGCCCCATCGCGTCGTCCGGGATGGCGTCGGCGGGCACGGTCCGCGGGGTCGCCTCGGCGGCGAACTTCTCGCCCACCACGATGTCCACCGGCAGGCGCAGCACGTCGTGATAGTCGTCGAGCAGCCTGCGGCAGGTCTGCACCATCTCTTCTTGCAGCAACGACTTGCCCACCGAAAGCCCTTGTGCGGCGAGGAAAGTGAAGCACATACCGCCGCCGATGACGATGCTGTCGGCCTTGGTGGCCAACGACTCGATCACCCCGAGCTTGTCGGACACCTTCGACCCGCCGAGCACCACCGCGTAGGGCCGCTTGGTGGAGCTGGTGAGCTGCTGCAGCACCCGGATCTCCTCGGCCACCAGCGTGCCGGCATAGTGCGGCAGCAGGGTGGCCACGTCGTAGACGCTCGCCTGCTTGCGGTGCACCACGCCGAAACCGTCGGAGACGAAAGCCCCGGTGGGCCCGACCAGTTCGGCCAGCTCGCGGGCCAGGGCGAGTCGTTCGGCGTCGTCCTTGCTGGTCTCCCGCGCGTCGAAGCGGACGTTCTCCAGCAGCAGGACGTCGCCGTCGGTGAGGCCCTCGGCGCGGGCCAGCGCGTCGACGCCGACCACATCCCCGGCCAGCTGCACGTGCCGGTCCAGCTGCTCGCCCAGGGCCGCGGCGACCGGTGCCAGCGACAGCTTCGGGTCCGGGCCACCCTTGGGCCGGCCCAGGTGGGCGGCGATCACCAGCTTGGCGCCGGCGTCGAGCAGTGCGGTCAGGGTGGGTACCGAGGCGGTGATCCGGCCGGGATCGGTGATGGCGCCGCTCTCGTCGAGCGGCACGTTCAGATCGGAGCGCACCAGCACGGCACGACCCGAAACACCTTCCGACAGAAGGTTTTCCAGAGTGGGGACGGCCACGGGTCTACAGCGACTTGCCGACCAGGGCGACCAGGTCGATGAGGCGGTTGGAGTAACCCCACTCGTTGTCGTACCACGACACCACCTTGGCCTGGTTGTCGATCACCTTGGTCAGGCCGGAGTCGAAGATCGAGCTGTGCGGGTCGGTGACGATGTCGCTGGAGACGATCGGCGCGTCGTAGTACTTCAGGATGCCTTTGAGCCTGCCGTCGGCGGCGGCCTTGAACGCCGCGTTGATCTCCTCGACGCCGGCCGGCTTGGACAGCTCGGCGGTCAGGTCGGTCACCGAGCCCGTCGGGATCGGCACCCGCAGCGCGTAGCCGTCCAGCTTGCCCTTCAGTTCGGGCATCACCAGGCCGATCGCCTTGGCCGCCCCGGTGGACGTCGGCACGATGTTCAGCGCCGCGGCGCGGGCCCGCCGCAGGTCCTTGTGCGGGCCGTCCTGCAGGTTCTGGTCCTGGGTGTAGGCGTGGATGGTGGTCATCAGGCCCCGGACGATGCCGAACTCGTCGTTGAGCACCTTGGCCAGCGGTGCCAGGCAGTTCGTGGTGCAGGAGGCGTTGGAGATGATGTTCTGGCTGCCGTCGTACTTGTCGTCGTTGACACCGAGAACGATCGTGATGTCGGGGTCGGTGGCGGGCGCGGAGATGATGACCTTCTTCGCGCCGGCGTCCAGGTGCCCCTTGGCCTTGGCCGCGTTGGTGAACAGACCGGTGGATTCGACGACGACGTCGACGCCGAGATCGCTCCACGGCAGCGCGGCCGGGCCCTCCCGGACCTCGAGCGCCTTGATCTTCCGGTCGCCCACGACGATGGTGTCCTCGCCCTCCAGGCCGACGTCATAGGGCAGCCGGCCCAGGATCGAGTCGAACTTGAGCAGGTGCGCCAGCGTGTGGTTGTCGGTGATGTCGTTGACGGCGACCACTTCCATGTCCGCGGTGCCCTGCGCCTGCTGCGCCAGCAAAGCCCGGTAGAAGTTTCGCCCGATTCGACCGAAGCCGTTGATGCCTACTCGGACCGTCACTTTTTTCTCCCTGTCTTCCGTGTCCGCTGATGAGCGCTGTGTCCGCTGAAGTGCGCTTTGCCGCCAGCCTAGATCAGCGACGCGCGCCGCCATCCCGCCGGTGGAAGCGGCGGACCCTTCGCCGCGGTCGACCGCCCGGCGGGCGCGGCGTCTCGCGCTTCCGAAAATGCCCACCGGGGATGCTTTCCGAAATCATTCCGGCCGGCGTGACGCCACCGCGCCATACCACATTAGAAAACATCCGCGGTAACCGAATAATTACTCCTCGGCATCGATTTTGTCGCCGCCGGAATCGTCGGTCGGAAAATAATCGATATTCGGCCCCGCATTTACGCATGCCCGGCCGGGGCCCGCGCCCCCGGCGAAGCCCGGTGCACCCTGCGTTGGAATTGACCAGCTAAAACGAGTCGAATATGGTCGGCGCCGACGGAAGGCGGCACCCGCGCAGCCCCCTTTTTTCGACTAATTCGCGCCACTTTGACCGGACAGGAATCGGCTACGTCACCATTTGGAAACAGCGCGGTGCGGCGCGGTGCGTGTCGCACCTGCGCTGCTAATAATCGTGGCGGTCGGCTAGACACCTCTGCGGGGGTACGGCTAATGCGGTTCTGCTGCACCACTTGATTGCGAAATACTGAGCGCTCATAAAGGAGTCGACTTGATGACGGTCTTTGATCGGTTCAACGTCAAAATGGTTGCCGGAGTGGGGTTGTGCGGGGCAGCGATGGCGTTGAGCCCGGAAGCGGCGGCCGCCCCCCTGAAAACCGGCGGTTATGCATGCGTCCAGGATCAGGCGGGTGACGCCGCGGCCCCGGCTGCGGACGGCGCACCCGCGGCCGGTGCGGCCGCCGGCGCGGCGGCCGCGGCCGGTGCGCCGGCGTGCGCTCCGCTCACCGACATGGCCGGTGTTCCGGTGATCGCGCCGGGGCCGGTGGTTCCGGTCGGCGCCCCGCTGATCGCGCTCGGGCCGCCGATACCGGCGGGCGCCCCGCTGCCGCTGGGTGCCCCGCTGCCGCTGGGTGCCCCGTTGCCGCTGGGTGCCCCGCTGCCGGTGGTCCCGGCCGGTGCCCCGCTGATCGCGCTCGGCCCGGCGTTGGCCGGGGCTCCCGTGGGTGGGGTCGCGGCCGCTCCCATCATCGACATGGCCGGGGCCAAGGACGCGCCGACCGGTCCGGCGCCGACCGGCGGCCCGGTTGCCGGTCAGCCGGCCCTGCCCGGCCCTTCGGGAGGCTGAGGCCGATCCCTTCCGACGCAAACGGACCCGCTGGTTGCGACCAGCGGGTCCGTTTTTTGGGCGCTTCCGGGTTTTCTGTGGGTCTGGTCTGGGCGTGATGGGCGCAGGGCGGCAGGATGTGCTGTGTGCGCGACACCGAGTTGTACCGCCATCTGCTGGGACTGGTAGCGCCGTGGGAGGTGCAACGGGTGGAGCTGTCGGCTCAGGAAGGTCGGGTGGACGTCTGGGTCGTGCATCCGGGCCGGACCCGGTTCGCCTGCCCGGACTGCGAGCGCGAGCTGTCGGTGTATGACCATGGCGAGGAACGGGCGTGGCGGCATCTGGACTCGTGTGCGTTTCTGACGTTCCTGCATGCCAGCCCGCCGCGGGTGGCCTGTCCCGAGCACGGGGTGCATCAGGTGCGGCTGCCGTGGGCCGAGCCGCATTCGCGGTTCACCATGTTGTTTGAGCGGCTGGCCATCGACGTGCTCGCCGCGTGCGACGTGGCGGCCGCGGCCGGGCTGCTGCGGGTCAGCTGGGACGAGGCGTGGCACCTGATGGACCGTGCGGTGGCCCGCGGCCTGGCCGCCAAACCGCTGGTGGCGCCGGCCCACGTCGGGGTCGATGAGAAGGCGGCCGGGAAGGGACAGGACTACATCACCGTGGTCAGTGACCTGGACGCGGGCACGGTGGACTACATCGCCGACGAACGCCGCCAGGCCAGCCTGGACGGCTACTTCGACCGGTTCACCCCCGAGCAGCTGGCCGGGATCGAGGCGGTGGCAATGGACATGTGGGAGCCGTTCGCCGCCTCGGTGCGCGCGCACCTGAGCGACGCCGAGAACAAGATCGTCTTCGACCGCTACCACCTGATGGGCTACCTGACCAAGGCCGTGGACACCGTGCGCAAGGCCGAGAACCGGGCGCTGGCCGCGGCCGGCGATAAGAGCCTGGCCGGCAGCAAGTACCTGTGGCTGTATTCGGCGGAGAACCTGCCCGACCGTCACCAAGACCGCTTCGCCACGCTGCGCTCCGGTGACCTGAAAACCGCTCGGGCATGGGCGATCAAGGAGAGTCTGCGGCACTTCTGGTCCTACCAGCGTCGCGGCTGGGCAGCCAAACACTTTAAGCGCTGGTACTTCTGGGCCACCCACTGCCGTCTCAAGCCGATCATCGACGCGGCCAAGACGTTGAAGCGCCACGAGGCGGGGCTGTTGTCCTACTTCGCCCACCGCATCACCAACGCCGGTGCCGAGGGCCTGAACTCACGCATCCAGGCCATCCGGGTTTCGGCCCGCGGCTACCGCAACCGCGAGCACTTCAAGACCGCGATCTACTTCCACCTCGGCGGGCTCCAGCTCTATCCGGCCATCCCATGACCCACGGAGTTCCCAGAAGAGCCGTTTTTTGTCGGGCATTCGGCGGCAACAAGAGGTTCCGCCCGCTCCCTGAAGCGCGCTATTCCTGCACGATGACGGGGTCACCGACGTGGACGGTGTTGTAGTACCACTCCGCGTCGGTCGGGCTCAGGCTGATGCAGCCGTGGCTGACGTTGTCCAGCCCGAGCGAGTTGATGGCCCACGGCGCCGAGTGAACGAAGAGGCCGCGGCTGGTGATGCGGACGGCGTAGTCAACCGGGATGCGGTAACCGTCGGGATCGTCGACGGGGATGCCGACGCTGCTCGAGTCCATGATCACCGAACGTTCCTTGGACAGAACGGTGTAGGAGCCGGTGGGCGTCGGGAACTCCGGCCTGCCCATCGAGGCCGGCAGCACGCCCTCCTGCCCCCAGTGGGGCCGGTGGTGCGGCGCCGGCAGCGGGGTCGGCGGATCGGCCTCGGCTCCGTCGATGCTCACGGTGAACGTGTGGTCCGAGATGCTGGCGACGCCGACGACGGCGGGACCGGTCTGGAAGTCCACGGCAAGCCCGCGCGGGCCGCCCACCGACAACGACACCGTGCTGTGCGCCGGCCAGTACCTGTTGGGAACCCACTGCACGACGTCGTTGTCGAGCCATTCGAACGTGCCGGTCCGCGCGGGCGATGAGGTGACGTCCACGGCGCGCTCGGCCGCGTGCCGCGCGGCCGAGCCGGTCACGGGCGCGCGGAAGGTCACTACGACCGGGTGCGCAATCCCCACCACCTCGCCACGGGTCGGCAGCACCGATGCGATGGCGAACCGGTCGGGCTGGGCGGCCGCCGCCTGGCTGACGCCGGCCGGCCCCGCAACCACGCTCGCAGCGACCCCGATGACCGTGAGAACACCCCGAACAGCCGTCCGCATGGCTCCAATTCCCTTGTAACTGACATCGTTGCAATAGTGATCGTAGGGGTGCCGTGGCGAGTGGAACCGCAAGGGCGCGTGAGCGATTCGGTCAAGGCTCAGTCACGTTTCGGCAACGGCGGATAGTTCAGCGCCGCGTGCGCAACCAGCGCAGCGCCGCGTCGGCGGCGTGGTACCCGCACAGTCCGTGGACACCGGCGCCCGGCGGCGTGGACTGCGAACACAGGTACACCCCCGGTACGCCGGTCGCATACGGGTTGACGGCGATCCGCGGGCGGAACAGGACCTGCAGCCCGTCGTTGGCGCCGCCGATGATGTCCCCGCCGACGAAGTTGGGGTTGTAGGCCTGAAGATCGGCGGTGCCCTTGCTGACGGTGGCGACGACGCGGTCGCGAAAGCCAGGGGCGAACCGCTCGATCTGCGCGACGACCGCGGCGGTGGCGTCGCCGTCGTAACCGAAGGGCACGTGCGCGTAGGCCCACACC is part of the Mycobacterium sp. HUMS_12744610 genome and encodes:
- a CDS encoding ISL3 family transposase codes for the protein MRDTELYRHLLGLVAPWEVQRVELSAQEGRVDVWVVHPGRTRFACPDCERELSVYDHGEERAWRHLDSCAFLTFLHASPPRVACPEHGVHQVRLPWAEPHSRFTMLFERLAIDVLAACDVAAAAGLLRVSWDEAWHLMDRAVARGLAAKPLVAPAHVGVDEKAAGKGQDYITVVSDLDAGTVDYIADERRQASLDGYFDRFTPEQLAGIEAVAMDMWEPFAASVRAHLSDAENKIVFDRYHLMGYLTKAVDTVRKAENRALAAAGDKSLAGSKYLWLYSAENLPDRHQDRFATLRSGDLKTARAWAIKESLRHFWSYQRRGWAAKHFKRWYFWATHCRLKPIIDAAKTLKRHEAGLLSYFAHRITNAGAEGLNSRIQAIRVSARGYRNREHFKTAIYFHLGGLQLYPAIP
- a CDS encoding L,D-transpeptidase, producing MRTAVRGVLTVIGVAASVVAGPAGVSQAAAAQPDRFAIASVLPTRGEVVGIAHPVVVTFRAPVTGSAARHAAERAVDVTSSPARTGTFEWLDNDVVQWVPNRYWPAHSTVSLSVGGPRGLAVDFQTGPAVVGVASISDHTFTVSIDGAEADPPTPLPAPHHRPHWGQEGVLPASMGRPEFPTPTGSYTVLSKERSVIMDSSSVGIPVDDPDGYRIPVDYAVRITSRGLFVHSAPWAINSLGLDNVSHGCISLSPTDAEWYYNTVHVGDPVIVQE
- a CDS encoding ATPase; the protein is MTVMADKTVRGGPPERNRIKTLTQAALNADKTVEQVGDVLDSLNRTMTELSSSLSALNATVERMENGLDHLDGTLSSLDDLAKRLLGLVEPVEAIVDRIDDMVKVGETLISPLSVTEHAVRGVLDRLRNRTVR
- the ppc gene encoding phosphoenolpyruvate carboxylase, translated to MVEVSDTALAPIGAVQRTQVGREATEPMRADIRLLGAILGDTVREQSGDEVFDLVERARVESFRVRRSEIDRADMSRMFFGLDIHRAIPVIRAFSHFALLANVAEDIHRERRRAVHVAAGEPPQDSSLAATYAKLEAAELDSATVADALRGALVSPVITAHPTETRRRTVFVTQHRITELMRLHADGRTETADGRSIERELRRHVLTLWQTALIRLSRLQISDEIEVGLRYYPAALFEVIPQVNAEVRAALRARWPGTDLLSGPLLQPGSWIGGDRDGNPNVTADVVRLATGSAAFTALAHYLSELTDLEQELSMSARLVAVTDALAALADGCREQARADEPYRRALRVIRGRLTATASHILDRRPQHGLDLGLAPYGTPAELRADLDTIDASLRSHGSALLADDRLALLREGVHAFGFHLCGLDLRQNSDVHEQVVAELLAWAGVHPDYGSLPEAERVALLVGELATRRPLVGERAQLSDLARGELGVVAAAAHAIRTYGPAAVPNYVISMCRSVSDVLEAAILLKEAGLLDASGPEPYCPVAISPLFETIDDLHNGAATLHAMLGLPLYRALVAARGDCQEVMLGYSDSNKDGGYLAANWAVYRAELALVEVARNAGIRLRLFHGRGGTVGRGGGPSYQAILAQPPGAVSGSLRLTEQGEVIAAKYAEPRTARRNLESLVAATLESTLLDVEGLGDTAEPAYALLDEVAALARRAYAELVHETPGFVEYFMSSTPVSEIGSLNIGSRPTSRKPTASIADLRAIPWVLAWSQSRVMLPGWYGTGTAFERWISAGPETEDERVETLHDLYRRWPFFRSVLSNMAQVLAKSDLGLAARYAELVDDESLRHRVFDKIVAEHERTIAMHKLITGQDDLLADNPALARSVFNRFPYLEPLNHLQVELLRRYRSGDDDELVQRGILLTMNGLASALRNSG
- the gap gene encoding type I glyceraldehyde-3-phosphate dehydrogenase, whose translation is MTVRVGINGFGRIGRNFYRALLAQQAQGTADMEVVAVNDITDNHTLAHLLKFDSILGRLPYDVGLEGEDTIVVGDRKIKALEVREGPAALPWSDLGVDVVVESTGLFTNAAKAKGHLDAGAKKVIISAPATDPDITIVLGVNDDKYDGSQNIISNASCTTNCLAPLAKVLNDEFGIVRGLMTTIHAYTQDQNLQDGPHKDLRRARAAALNIVPTSTGAAKAIGLVMPELKGKLDGYALRVPIPTGSVTDLTAELSKPAGVEEINAAFKAAADGRLKGILKYYDAPIVSSDIVTDPHSSIFDSGLTKVIDNQAKVVSWYDNEWGYSNRLIDLVALVGKSL
- the tpiA gene encoding triose-phosphate isomerase; its protein translation is MSRKPLIAGNWKMNLNHFEAIALVQKIAFALPDKYYDKVDVTVIPPFTDLRSVQTLVDGDKLRLTYGAQDLSQHDAGAYTGDISGAFLAKLGCTFVVVGHSERRTYHHEDDALVAAKAAAALKNELTPIVCIGEHLDVREAGNHVAHNVEQLHGSLAGLSAEQIGKVVIAYEPVWAIGTGRVASAADAQEVCAAIRAELASLASPQVAESVRVLYGGSVNAKNVGELVARDDIDGGLVGGASLDGEQFATLAAIAAGGPLP
- the secG gene encoding preprotein translocase subunit SecG, which encodes MELALQITLVVTSILVVLLVLLHRAKGGGLSTLFGGGVQSSLSGSTVVEKNLDRLTLFIVGIWLVCIVGMALLIKYR